One Polaribacter sp. SA4-12 genomic window carries:
- a CDS encoding glycosyltransferase, protein MRFLIISDAPILKKENKLFSYAPYVNEIKLWMKYFDDVVIVSPTKYKKELLIESFNRDIKVSSIPSISLISFFDTIKSILVLPFIIFKLFINMFKADHIHLRNPGSIGLLGCFVQIFFPFTPKTSKYAGNWDPKSKQPISYRIQKWILSNTILTRNCKVLVYGKWENQTKNIIPFFTASYKKEEIIEVPKKCFSSVIKFIFVGTFSEGKQPLLSVKTIQSLLSKNIDVQLDMYGEGDKFNEVKRYISEHRLENNIFLHGNKPKEIVKKAFIEAHFLIFISKSEGWPKVVAEAMFWKCLPISTDVSCVAYMLDYGKRGTIVAPNVLIEDLVEIVLNYMNNEVVYQQQSLEAQKWSQNFTLDKFEFEIGKLMKL, encoded by the coding sequence ATGAGGTTTTTAATTATTTCAGATGCTCCAATTTTAAAAAAAGAGAATAAGTTGTTTTCTTATGCACCATATGTAAATGAGATAAAACTATGGATGAAATATTTTGATGATGTTGTGATTGTATCACCTACTAAATATAAAAAAGAACTATTAATTGAATCATTTAATAGAGATATAAAAGTTTCTTCAATACCTTCAATATCCTTGATTTCTTTTTTTGATACTATTAAGAGTATTTTAGTATTGCCTTTTATAATTTTCAAGCTTTTTATTAATATGTTTAAAGCAGATCATATTCATCTAAGAAATCCTGGTAGCATAGGTTTATTAGGCTGTTTTGTCCAAATTTTTTTTCCTTTTACACCTAAAACTTCAAAATATGCAGGGAATTGGGATCCTAAAAGCAAACAACCAATAAGTTATCGAATTCAAAAATGGATTTTATCCAATACCATTTTAACTAGAAATTGTAAAGTTTTGGTTTATGGAAAATGGGAAAATCAAACTAAAAATATTATTCCTTTTTTTACCGCATCCTATAAAAAAGAGGAGATTATAGAAGTACCAAAAAAGTGTTTTTCTAGTGTAATTAAATTTATATTTGTAGGAACTTTTTCTGAAGGAAAACAACCTTTGTTGAGTGTAAAAACAATTCAGAGTTTACTTTCTAAAAACATAGACGTTCAATTAGATATGTATGGTGAAGGAGACAAATTTAATGAAGTTAAGAGGTATATTAGTGAGCACAGATTAGAGAATAATATATTTTTGCATGGAAATAAACCCAAAGAAATTGTAAAAAAAGCATTTATAGAAGCTCATTTTCTTATTTTTATTTCTAAATCAGAAGGTTGGCCAAAGGTTGTCGCTGAGGCGATGTTTTGGAAATGTTTACCAATTTCGACAGATGTTTCTTGTGTAGCATATATGTTAGATTATGGTAAGAGAGGCACAATTGTAGCACCAAATGTTTTGATAGAAGATTTGGTTGAAATTGTTTTAAATTATATGAATAATGAAGTTGTGTATCAACAGCAATCTTTAGAGGCTCAAAAATGGTCTCAAAATTTTACGTTAGATAAATTTGAGTTTGAAATAGGAAAACTAATGAAGCTTTGA
- a CDS encoding serine O-acetyltransferase: MFKTDILKYKKYSGKSSLVLLLTTQGLWALFVYRSSNYIYKSKLPSIIKKPLLLVSIIFQKWIEIVSGISIPYSCSIGHSFYIGHFGGIIINSNAIIGNNCNISQGVTIGVSGRGNKRGVPVLDDNIYIGANSVLAGNIKIGSNCVIAANSLIIDNIEKNSTVIGVPAKIINNLGSKGYI; the protein is encoded by the coding sequence TTGTTTAAAACTGATATTTTAAAATATAAAAAGTATAGTGGTAAATCTTCTTTAGTTTTATTACTAACTACTCAAGGTCTTTGGGCTCTTTTTGTTTATAGATCTTCAAATTATATATATAAAAGTAAATTGCCAAGTATTATAAAAAAACCACTTTTATTAGTATCTATTATTTTTCAAAAATGGATTGAAATTGTTTCTGGAATTTCAATACCATATTCTTGTTCTATTGGACATTCATTTTATATTGGCCATTTTGGAGGAATAATAATAAACTCAAACGCTATAATTGGTAACAATTGTAATATTTCACAAGGTGTTACAATCGGTGTGAGTGGAAGAGGAAATAAAAGAGGGGTTCCTGTTCTTGATGATAATATCTATATTGGTGCAAATTCGGTTTTAGCAGGAAATATTAAAATTGGAAGTAATTGTGTTATAGCTGCAAATTCTTTAATTATAGATAATATAGAGAAAAATTCTACAGTTATTGGTGTCCCCGCGAAAATTATTAATAATTTAGGATCTAAAGGATATATTTAA
- a CDS encoding glycosyltransferase family 4 protein, translating into MHICFISNEFPLPNISFGGAGTFLLTYSELLIKNGHKVSIVGVKEGDEIITKINKVSIYYAKRSNIKGFSWYVNSKSISKLVNKINITNKIDILEAQEAGFAFVDTPKGIKKIVRMHGGHYFFHIFENKKLNWKKALLERITFKKADAVIATSDFVKIQTSKFIDFSKKKNITINNPILIDQFYPADKNKIIKGSIVFAGTICEKKGIRQLCLAIPEIAKVFPEIHLYIYGRDWFFSDGKLYKDWLLDQLSDEIKSKITFRKPVPYSELPKVYEFGEICVFPSHMEVQGLVAPEAMSMEKLVIFTKYGPGPETIDDGVNGFLCEPLIVKSISDVVVKVLNNRQNNRGIEIRAREKVISKFLPEIIFKKNIDFYTSIF; encoded by the coding sequence ATGCACATTTGTTTTATTTCTAATGAATTTCCCTTACCAAATATTTCTTTTGGAGGAGCTGGTACGTTTTTATTGACCTACTCAGAACTGTTAATTAAAAACGGTCACAAGGTTTCTATTGTTGGTGTAAAGGAGGGAGATGAAATAATTACAAAGATCAATAAGGTATCTATTTATTATGCAAAAAGATCAAATATTAAAGGGTTTTCTTGGTATGTTAACTCAAAGTCAATTAGTAAATTAGTTAACAAAATAAATATAACAAATAAAATAGATATTTTAGAAGCACAAGAAGCTGGTTTTGCTTTTGTTGATACTCCAAAAGGAATAAAGAAAATTGTTAGAATGCATGGTGGGCATTATTTTTTTCACATTTTTGAAAATAAAAAATTGAATTGGAAAAAAGCTTTATTAGAAAGAATAACTTTTAAAAAAGCAGATGCTGTAATTGCAACTTCAGATTTTGTTAAAATTCAAACTTCTAAATTTATTGATTTTTCTAAAAAGAAAAATATTACTATAAATAACCCTATATTAATAGACCAGTTTTACCCTGCAGATAAAAATAAGATTATAAAAGGAAGTATTGTTTTTGCAGGTACAATTTGTGAAAAAAAAGGAATTAGACAATTATGTTTAGCAATTCCAGAAATAGCTAAAGTATTTCCAGAAATTCATCTATATATTTATGGAAGAGATTGGTTCTTTTCCGATGGTAAGTTATATAAAGATTGGTTATTAGATCAACTGTCTGATGAAATTAAAAGTAAAATTACATTTAGAAAACCAGTTCCTTATAGTGAATTACCTAAAGTTTATGAATTTGGTGAAATTTGCGTTTTTCCTTCTCATATGGAAGTTCAAGGATTAGTTGCTCCTGAAGCAATGTCTATGGAAAAATTAGTGATATTTACAAAATATGGCCCAGGACCAGAAACTATAGATGATGGTGTTAATGGGTTTCTTTGTGAACCATTAATAGTTAAAAGTATTTCAGATGTTGTTGTTAAGGTTTTGAATAACAGACAGAATAATAGGGGAATAGAAATAAGAGCAAGGGAAAAAGTTATTAGTAAGTTTTTACCAGAAATTATCTTTAAAAAAAATATAGACTTTTACACTTCAATTTTTTAA